AGAGTGTACGGGTCCTGAGAAACTGCCCTTCTGTTTGGCTAAACTCGTACTCCCACACACATTTTGGGAAACAAATGTTACTATATGGTACCCTGAGCTGCACACCGCCTATGCCATGTACCACACATACAGCCTTCAGGACTTAGACCCTGAAGTCACACTTGCATTTGATCATTTTGCTAATGAAggcaaaattttaattatttgtcaagaaaaggaaataggctTCTAGCTCACAACCTCTTCCCTGGCAACCCATCTTCATCAGATAGCCATAATTCAAAACCCAAGGCAAATTTTTGTATTAGAAAGTATAGACTGGAAGTGATAATTAACACATAATTTGCTGACTCTGTTGATaacaatttcatttaaatctGTTAACTACAATATGTTTGATAAATAGAGAAAAGTACCCTATTGGTATGCACCCTGTTGCTGTCCGTCTGGGAGCACTGGGGGAAGTGGCCTGAACATCTTGTAAAGTTACAAAGTGGAATGGGAGGAAGGTAAGGAATAATGAAAATCAGACCCCCACAAGACGTGAGCACAGTAGTAGAGCTGTGCGGGCGTTTGATCAGCTTCGAGATACCTGCAGTCTTGAGTCTGTGAACAAAGCAGATCAATCACTGGGTGTGTCATAAGTGAAGTAAGTCTGTGTGCAGTTTCCCTAACTTGCCTCCTGTGGGATTGCCGGGCATTAATGGTGGTCCCAATAGGCTAAGAGGAAAGTTAGGTGAGGTTAACTCTTAAGATGATCACGTTACTGTCACACGTGCCTTAAATGTAGTAGACTTcggttttgctttgtgtttagAGCACTCAGTACAGAGCAGAGTTTCAGGAAGGGTCATGTTTTCCTCTCAGGATATTTCCCTGAGCAATTTAGCAGGAGTTTCTTTTGCCATCAATCTTCCAAAGGGTAtttgtcttggtttttcactTCAGAGGGAACAGTAATGCCCTTGCCGCATCTGGCCACGGTTTCACTACATAGCTATCACCTggtgttctgttctgtttctcttccaGAGTGAAAGAGTTGAGAAAGGCCAAGGAACTTGAAGACATACAGCAGCATCCCTAAGCAATGTGACATTGCTTTGCagactgttttcatttctgtttttagcaGAGACATGcaacgacacacacacacacacacatgcacacacacgcacgcacacacgcacacacacaatcCCTCTGCAGTTTTGGGGAGATCAGCTGCAGGATTTTAACAGGAATGTGTTGGTCATTTGCATTTGCACTTTCATGGACAACTTTTAATTTGATCAGCAAGACATCTTGGAACTCAATCTTCTGTTGGATCATGGGAAAACAAGACACCACGAGGCATTGAAAGAGGCTTCCTCTTCTTAGGAAGAAGCCGGTTTCCTTCTCATATAGGGCTGTATTCAAACATCGTGTGGAACTGTACAAATATTTATACCAAAAATATAGACAAGCAAAGGTGGGGATgcacaagcaacaacaacaacaacaaaaaaaaaagaatgctgctcCTGCACCTGTCAGTTACTTCCAAGAAGCTGAATCTTTGGGATTGATTCTCAGTGGAGGGCGTAGATCATACAAATCTTTATTGGGTCCGTGTGTTCTCATTTCCTTCactgatcttattttattttaatttgtgtttgttttaatctctACAGCACACTTAATGCAACTTTTAAAATCTGCAGGTTTTTAATGTCTTGTGGAAATTTGCAGAGGGGCGGGTGCGTGGTAAACGGGTAATGCATGGGAACTAATGAGAAACAGCTTACGGaccttaaatttattttcttgtcccCACCACCTCCCAAGAACCTGCGAATATAGCGATCATCTTGTCCCTTTTGTCATGCTCAGCACTTTAATTTTTGGGCCTTACTTTCATGTGCAATGAGATTTACTTAGAGAATTGGTACAGCATGGAGCTTTTTTTAGTAACCTTGGAAACTGTAGTCATTCTAAGGAATCATAAACCTTGCCTGGACATTTGCCACCTAAAAGATCAGTGTGGTGCTGCGTTCTGGCCAGTAAATTCCATATTTTTGGCTATAATCTCATCCAAACAGAGCAGtttctgtgtatatatagaaGGTAGAAACGgaaagtgagaaaatatttgaaagggaTTATATtaattgctaaatattttattcacaaagGTCAATAACATGGcaagataaaattatttgtatagtTTTGTCTGAACGAGCGAGAAAAATGTGGATGTattgtttgtatatattgtatatattaaaacaaagagaTATGTGcatgaaatcaagaaaaaagaaatgaacaaaagcaaaGCATTAGTGGCTATGgtctgtaaaatgaaacaaaaaaactttatttcactATAAgagtactttattttaaatgttctttagaAGAACATTTTGCTAAAGCATGACTaaactgcaaaaaaacaaaaaacaaaaaaaagagctACTGTATTTAGACTTAGGATAAAAGGCAGAgtaacattacttaaaaaaaggatATGTTTACATTTAATTTTGGCTACCaggagtttattttctttaatttaaaatttttttgccaATGGTGCCAAGTAATGTGAATGCTAATAttgcttaaaaaattaagttactttTGCTAAACAGATAATCATAAGATGAATCCGTATATAGCTTAACACCATCCACTCACTCCAACAAAAGAACACTTAGAACGATCAAAATCTGACAAAAGAAATAGTGTGAAAAGTAGGAAAACGTCTGACGTTTTCATATCTCCTGCtggaaatcagaaaatgtaacaaaaaatgcacaaaaaataactaaaaatttaaaagatgcaaaCTGGTCTCGTAGGGTTGTCATGGTCTATTACTCTTTCCATATAATGAGGAGCCAAAGAAAtctgatgcttttaaaaattaaactactaACGTTAAATTGAGAGAATAAAGCTCGCATTTGCTGATGCCAGTTTAAAATTCCCAGGTTAAGTTTCAGGATCAGTTGGTGTAAAGCTGAGATAAGagttttttttcttggttctggCTGCCAACTGTAAGTTAAAACTCAAGGCTTGTTGTGAAGcctaaaaatattcacaaataagcTTTTAAACTGGTGTCTTTAGAAGGAAGGTAGATACAAAAAGATTGTGGTAAAAACTGGGGTCAGTGCTTTTGGTGCCTTTTCTATAATTGTACTTGTTTTTTAATTACTTCCTTTCACTGCCAACCTTGGATTACTGTACAGTATATGTCTTACCGCTTGTGATCAGCTTTGACAACAGTGACAGCCCCACAACTAGTAGCCACCTGTACATTTGTAAACTGACCTGGCtcgattttgtttttaaatgtgtggGTTATGTTGCAGCTGTTGCACTCCCCTCAAATACCTATTATTTTACACAATTTGACCTATAGGAGGACATTGAGTAATTTACAAACACCCAACTGTATTCGTAAATGGGAATAGGAAGGTGAAAGCCAGCTCTTTCAGAATATCCCACATTAGTACCGAATTTAGACATGTTTATTCCATTTATGATGGTACAAATAACTGATCTTTTGACAAGAGTAATGACCTCAGTGGATTTGCTTTAACCctcacatttatttcttcatttatttttttaatgtctcccATGCTACATTATTAGCTGAGTAAGTTAGAAACTTCTGGAAGATAAAGACTCATGTAGAATTAGGAGGGTTCTTAATGGAGGGGATAGAAAGTAGGTTCGAAACCTACCGGTGTAGCCTACCAGTACAACTGTGAATCCTAGGTGAGGTACAAATGCACTTCCACTGAAATGAAGCATTTCTGACCGCTTTTTCTTGGTTGTGAATCTTAATTTTGAATATAAGATGATAGGTAAGCGCAGCTTTCTTGGATAATCTGAATTCCCAAGTGCCAGGAGTAggatttcattataaaattaatagcTAATCTTATTCTGTCTCCTGAAGATTTAATTGCTATTCTTGTTACCCATTTGAAATCAGCTGTACTGTGTGAACGAAATAAAGACAATAACTCGAACCCCTCTCTGGCTGCACGGTCGCTTATGGCAGTTCCACACAGTAGTTGGCGCCCAATGGGGGGTCCCTGAGACTTGCATGTAAAACTAGtctagatgtcttcttttttgtaagttttatttttgtaattgtgCATGTAAAGCATCATTGAATCAATGGATCTGTTGAAGAACTCAGCTGCTGGAAACCATGCAAAATGTTTTGAATTGCccttaaaatatggaaaatgttttctgaatgctttatattctttctgctgtaaattaaaaatgaagaaaatttcccCATACTATGTGTGTGCTTTGCTTTAACTTGACCTGACACTGAAATCCAGGGTGACCAGCAGGTTTCAAACCCTTAGGAGATGATTTCACGTATTTCCTTAGATCCAGAGACAGTGTCTTGGCATTGACTGTTACAGAGTTTCAGACATgtccatgaaagaaaaacttaGGAAGCCACTGTCCCCTAGAACACTTGCTTTTAACTGTCTTCTCAGGCACCTCTCAACATACCAGCTACTTGAAACACAAAGACACCAATCTGAATTCACCACTGCTGCTGAAAACCTCTGCTGTTCTCTATTAAGATCCATCTTCTTTTCTGAGAATTCTGTCATTATCTGCTTTCCTTCCACTGCAGAGCATCACCCTTTCTCCCTGGTAGCGGGTGGGAGTGCTACTGCCAAATCTCCTGTAGGGTCTCCCCTAGCTCCCTGCCCTGTGGCTTCCAGAGCCCTTGCATTTAAATGATAGTTTCCTTTCTTGTCTATCCTCACTCCTTACTCTTATTTTCACCTGGGCCCCAGCCTGCCCCTTCTGGTTGGGCGGTTGCAAACCGTGCCCATTTCCACTGTTGCCTTTGTTCATGTTTGTTCATCCCTTGCCTGGAAAGTTCTCTTCTTATCTACTTACCCAACTCAAATCCCACCTCCTCGGTGACACTCTTATTTATTCTAACACACACCGACATTCCCCTTTTCAAATTATTACATTGACAGTCGGAAAAGACAGTTCAGTatttaagtttttggttttttgcttgtcttttttttcatttctcatctcaTCTGCCGGTTGACCTGGCAGTGTTCTGGGTGTTTAAGGTAGGCGTCGTCTACGTTAGGAATACTTCCAGGAACAACTTTCAGTACGTTGCAAAGAACCTCGCTGCATTCGGGTTTGGGCCCCCGCCTACGGCCCCGACCAGAAGCTGAGGACCTGCTCTGCGCGGGCCCGGGAATACAGAAAGGTAGAGAGTAGGGAAGCCCTGgggggcccagggcgtgatcctggagtccctggatcgagtcccacgtcgggctccctgcatggagcctgcttctccctctgcctgtgtctctcatgaataaataaaatcttaaaaaaaaaaaagcgtaaaCACAGCTAGCTCCTCCCGTGCAGGCTCCCGTCCCCAGATCCTCATACAGTGTGCACGACAACCGAGCACACGAGGCGAGGGTGTCTAACCCCATAACGCCCGCGATAAATACCCCAAAGAGCCTTCCTATCTCGACAAGTTTcccggggggggaggggagcgcggCGTCCCCAGGACCACTCGGTTCGGGCGGGACGGCCGGCAGCAAGCAGGACTGTCACGGCCAGGGGAATGGCCTCCGGGCCCAGGACAAACTACCAGCCCCCGCCCTCTATTCCCTGCACCTCCCTGCACCCTCCCCGCACAGGGCCTAACGCGCCGCGTCCCCCAGAGTCGCAAAGGCGGCTGCGGGCAGAGCGCGTCCGGCACCACCGAGCCAGAGGCGCAGCCCCGCCCCTCGGTGGCCCCGCCCCCAAGAGGCCACGCCCCCGCTGGGCCACGCCCCCTTCCGGCGCGCCCCTCCGCGGCCGCGCCCGGCGACGTCAtcggccccgcgccgccgccccgcccggctCCCGGCCTTCGGTCCCGCTGCGCCGCTCGGCTGACCGTCGCCCGCCGCCGCCAAAATGTGAGTGACGCGGCGAGACGCGGGGCGGCCTCGGACCCCAGGGGGCGGCGGCCCGCGGCTGGGACCCTTCCCCGGCTCGGCTCCCGCCGGCAGCCGCTCGGACGCGGGCCTGCGCAGCGGCTCCCGAGGCCCAGGGGtgggcggcggccccgggggtGTGCGGGCTGCAGGCGGGCCGACCCAGCCCCGCcgcgcaccccgcaccccgcaccccgcagcCCTGCGGCCGTGGGGCTGTCGCggaagcggcggcggcggggagcccCAGGGCTTCCCGGAGCTAGGAGACGccccaccccgaccccgaccccgaccccaccccttctcccctttccctaaCCCCCGGCCCAGGGTCCCCGAGAGGAGCGGTGGCCACTGCCCTAGACCTGGGAGCGCCTGTCCGCcgcctggggctgggctgggctccgGAAGTTGCGAGGGAAAGAACCTCGGCCCTGTGCCTACGGGCTCCAGTGCTCAGAGTGGACTCCGGAGCAGAGCCGTGGATCTTCCCTCTTTAAGCAGAGGCCGCCTCGAAGTGGCCCTTGAAACCCCAAGTTTTCCCGCAGTAACATTCAGAGGAAACTGTCAAGAGTCACGAGGACCGTCTAGCCCCCTCCACACTGTTCTTGCTCGTCTACGGAGGAGGAAGGCATGGGTACTTTCCCGGGTTCCCTCCGGGGACTAGGGTCGCTTCTCCGGAGTGTACCTGCCGCGGCTGCCGTGCCAGTAAATCACAATGGTTAATTAAGGTCTAGATCGGTGGAATTATAGGAGACCTGGTCTAAGACAGGTTCCACTGCAACCAGCACTGTTGACTTTCTAAATCCCACTTTTTGCTTCCAGAAAATGGGGTTGATagtagtacacacacacaccctcaaagagttgaaaggactaaatgagaaaaatgctaAGTGAGAAAATGTGCCATTGCATGGTTCTTCGCTATTACCTatcagagaataaaaataaagtgtaaggGCAGGCATGGGATCTGCTGCATCTCTGGTCTTTGACATGTGGTAGGTATAAAATAACTTGAATCAGTGGGTGCATCAGTAGCTGTTGTAGTCAAGGCCCAGGCTAGGTGCTGTCTTGGGTACAGGGAAGAGACCTGTAAGACACAGGAGTCTGTGATCTATCAGGGAAGGCAAGACATTAcagatgacccttgaacaatatgggtttgaactgtgcaggtccacttacaggtgggtttttttccaataaatacaatacagtaaTGTAAACGTATTTTCTCTGTCTTacgatttcctttttttttttttttttttttttaagattttatgtatttattcatgagagacacaggcagagggagaagcaggctccatgcagggagcccaacatgggactccatcccgggtctccaggatcagtcctgggctgaaggtggcgctaaactgctgagccacctggcctgcccttgTCTTacgattttcttaacattttctgctctagcttactttactgtaagaacACAGTGTatgatacatataatatacaaaatacttgttaatcgactgtttatgttattggtaaggcctttggtcagcagtaggctattagtagttaaattttgggaggagtcaaaagttatatgcagattttcaaccatggggagggggaggggtcgGCGTCGGCACCCCAAACACCCCAccttgttcaagggtcagctgtgtgtgtatgtgtgtgtgaaaaatgaaagcatggcCAGCCAAGAAACGGAAGCGATAAGGACTTCAAAGCCACAGTGGTCAAGAAAGATCTGGCTGGAGAGCAATAGGCCTTCAGTTGAGGATTTGAAAAGAGAAGTACCTTTTAAGAGAGGAAGCACTGCTTCATCTCACCTTTCCCACTCAcaccaccccctcctccttgCCTCTTGATGTTCCTGACCctgtttatataaatgaatatatttctcCAAACTGGAAAAGTGGCATTCTGTAATTGTTCATAACCATGAAAACAGTTCTCGCCACAATGAGAGTTCAGGAGAGTACTGAGTGCATTTAAGTAGATGtgtgcatttaaataaaaaactggaaGGTAGAGTTTCTCTATCTTAGGATCCCTGATCTTAAGATCAGGTGCCTCAGTGATAGAAAGTGATATTAAACCTTCACTTGAGACCCTGCTCACTTTTAACATATGATGAATCCTGGAAATTATAGAGGAATTAGAAGAAATGTCATTAGAACCTTTGTTCCTTACTGTAGGaagggtttctttttctgcttaagTTCTGAACCTTTAAACAGTGATGCCTTGGGATAATGTCTTCATACTTATAAAAAATGTATCTGGAATCATAGTTTACTCATGCTTGTGCCTTTACCCATTTCAGGTCTGCAGGTGCAACCCCAGGGTCAAGTGCTGCCTCTGGCAGCAACCGAAGACTTCAGCAGACACAAAATCAAGTAGATGAGGTATTGCTCTAAAATGTTGAAAACAGTGAATTTTAAACCAACATGGGAACACTctggaaataaatctttttagaaaaagtatCTTAAAAGCATGACTGAAAAGGAAATTTTGGCTGTTTCATAACAAATGAGCTAAGCTTCTGAGAAGTCAGTACCCAAATCACGTATCTAAACCACAAATACTCCTCCCGAGAACATTCTTCCAAGGatcactttataaaatatattttgccacaattaaaaaaattggaaagaaaaaaagaactagtttATAAAATAGGGTAATTGAGTTTTAAGGATTAGGTCTAAAGTTTGTTCAAGCCAAGACCAGTCCCTCCGACCAGATTTTTCATCAAAATGCTGCTTAAAGTGTAGCCTGATGTACAGGTTACCAGGCATGAGCAAGCCTCTAGAACTCAGTTCCAGCTGTCGCCCATTCACGTACATAAGGCAGATGCTGGCAAACTGGTCTAGCCCAACAAATCTATACTTGTGGAATTCTTGAACTAGAGAACCCTCACAGCATCTTTTGTTCAGCTCTGTATATGCAGACCCACAATGGAAGACTGTGAGAAATTCAGATTAATGTTTCTATAGCCCGGAGAGCTACCAATGTCCAACAAAGACATGTTGATCTTTCTGGATTTAGCTGCTTTAAAAAGCAGAGTTAAGTTTAGGTTAGACTGCATTATTAAATCATTTGGTAATGTTTTGGTCTTATGGTTTTGTTTATGAACtgaattctgaaaatttttaCGTTTCCACGGTAAGAAACCCATTCTGATTCCATCGGGGATGAAACTTTTGTTTACTTACAAAATCAAATTGGGTCCTTTTTCTTAACCAAAGGAATTTTAaggagaggttttgttttgtttcaattgaggtaaaatttacatagcATACAATTAGCCATTTTAACTTGTACAGTTCAGTGATATTCGGTGTATTTATAATGTTGTGCAATCATTACCTCTGTCTAGTTTCACTGCTTTTGCATCACGCACAAAGAACACCCTGTATACATATAGTTGTCACTTCCCATTCCCGTTTTCTCCCATTCCTGGTAACCTATAATcagctttctgtttctatggatttgcctgttctggatgtATCATATATAGGcgatcatacagtatgtggccttttgtgtttggcttctttcactcagcatgtttcCAGTGTTCATCGGTGTGGTAGCACCTGTCACtacctccttcctttttatggctgaatggtgttccatggtgtgtgtgtacataatttgtttttccattcatgtGTTGCGGGGTTTTTGAGTTTCCATGTTTcagctattatgagtaatgctgctataaaagtTCATAGACAAACTtctgtgtggatatatgtttttatttctcttgggatatagatagatagataggatagatagatagatagatagatagatagatagatagatagatagatataggagtgctggattatatggtaattctgtgttttaactttttgaggaactatcagacttttccacagtggctgctccagtcTACATTCCCTCCAGCAGAGTCCAGGGGCTCTTAggtctccacatcctcatcaacacttgttagtTTCTGTTTCATCTGACTTTAGCTATCCTCATTAGTAAATATgaagtatttcattgtggttttggtttataTTTCCTTAATGACCGGTGGTGTCAATATCTATGCATATGTTCGTTGATCGTTTGTATacattctttgtaaaaatgtctgttcaagtctatTGCCTGGCTTTTCATTGGGTAGTCTCTCACTTTGTTATTGGgatgtaagagttctttatatattctggatattaaaacttttttagataaatggtttgcaaatattttcttccattctgtagattgtcttttcatatccttgataatgtcttttgatgcccccaaaattttaatttttatcaagctcaatttattttttttaagattttatttatttgagagagagagctagagagagagagcaggagcaggaacagGGGtaaggggtagagagagggggacaagcatagtccccgctgagcaggggagctcaatcccaggaccctgagatcatgacctgagctgaaggctcaactgagccacccaggtgcccctattttttcttttattgttcttGATTTGGTGTCAAATCCATGGCCAAATATGAAGTTAGAAGGATTTGCTCTTATGTTTTCtgctaagaattttatagtttttagctcTTTTACTCTTTTACTAATAGGTCATTGATCcatgttgagttaatttttttatataggGTGTTGTATAAGggttcagcttcattcttttatatacaGCTGTCCTGTtgtcctagcaccatttgttgaagagaccatccttCTCCTCTCAGAATGATCTTAACAGCCTTGTCAAAAATCCATTGGCCATAGATGTTTGGGTTGATTTTTGGATTctcgattctattccattggtctgtatgtctgtcctTATGCTAGAATCACACTACTatggttactatagctttgttgTAAGGTTTTGAAATTGAAAAGTCTGAGTcctccaacattttctttttcagtattattttggctattcaggcCTCTTGCAATTCCATAAAAATTTAAGGATTGGCTCTTCTGTTTCTAGGAGGGGACGTTAGAGGGGGGAGGACAGTGGAGTTTTAATagagattgtgttgaatctgtataTCTGTACATTGGTTTGAGGCACTTTGCAATCTTAACAACAATCTGTGACCATGGGAATGTCTTCCCATTTAGCTAGGTTTTAATCTCTTGAATTAAATTTcttcaattaatttatttctacAAGCAGTGTCTTGTAGTTTTTAGTGTGCAAATCTTTTGCCTTCTTGGTTCAATTATCCCTGAGGTATTCTTTTGGATGCTATTGTATAtggaattattctttttaaatttccttttcatttctcatgtGTGGAATTGTTCTGACTTCTGGGTGTTGGTCTTGTGTGCTAAACCTTTACTGAATGTTTTTATTGACCCTAGTAGTTTGTGGATTCTTGGGGATTTTCCATATATGGAATCATCTGAAAATTGAgatcattttacttatttcttcccaatttggatgtcttttattatttttcttgcctaactgctctGGCCAGAATTTCCAGAACAGTTTTGAACAGCACTAGTAAAAGTGGGCATCTTtgcttgttcttgatcttagggagAAATGCTCCATTCCTTCACTGTTGAGCAtggatgttagctgtgggtttttccatAAATGCCCTTTATCATGTTAGAGAAGTCCCCTTCTCTTTCTGATTTGCTGactgtttttatcatgaaagagtgaGCCACTCCCTGCCCCATCCTTTCTAAATGAAAGTTTGGCTCAAAGTAATAAAGTGTTGGCCTGAAAGAAAATGTGCCCATTTACTTCActaaaggttttgtttgttcttcccttcctttatGAGTAACTTGATGTGATCGTGTTCATTCAGGTGGTGGACATCATGAGAGTCAATGTGGATAAGGTGTTGGAAAGAGATCAGAAGCTCTCAGAGTTAGATGATCGTGCAGACGCGCTACAGGCAGGAGCATCCCAATTTGAAACAAGTGCTGCCaagttgaagagaaaatattgGTGGAAGAATTGCAAGGTAATTTTCTTTTAACTGGTTTTTACATCATGTCACCCTCTGTATTCTCAGAGGGTCAACCAAGGCTCCAAGTGTTGGACTTCCCTGAATCTTGGAAGTGAGTTTGACGTGCTGCACATGGAAATTTGGATTGACTCGGAGTCAAAAACACTGACTGCATACCTTTTCCTATCTCCTTAGCTAGGAATGCTTCATCTGTGCCTGACCTCAAGAAGTATATAGAACAGCAATGTCCAAAATCAGTCACAGACATAAGCCCCTTCCAGCCCTCTACCCTCTCAAAGCCCTGAACACATACTGGCAGGAGAGGGCTGGGCTTGGTGGTCAGTTGGCATGTGGTTCAGTGAATGGCTCCAGCGTCTCAAGATGGCAGTGCTTGAAAGCCGCATGCTCCACAGAAGTGCAGGGATCAGCCAGGCAAGCAGCTGAGCCCAAAACAGATTTCATACATACACCACAGTCCAAATGTATCTTCCCTCTTCCTGGTATAGAAGTGATACTTTCTGATACACAGGACAAGCTTTTGTAGCCCTTCCTATGTGAAGAACTTACACAAACAAATGCCTTTCTAGGGACCACCAAAAGCAGATAAATAGCTTCATGCCTTAGTTGAGAACAATTTAGGCTTTAAAACTTAAGAATTATTTCCAACTGTAGTGTACCTTAATTTCTCTGTCAGTGACTAGAATATTATACCCTTCAGTGAGCACGCTAATGTCTGTGTTTGGAATTGTGAAATGGTCTATGTTTCGTCACAGATGTGGGCGATAGGGATTGTCGTCgtggtcatcatcatcatcatcatcatcggtGAGTTCTCCTGCCTAAACTCATTGTTCAAGTTGTCTGTGTGCTCACAGCTAATGGCATGTACAAAACCTCAGAATAAAAGTTCCTGCAGAACTATTAGTTTActacacagatttttatttttttcagtaaattttttttaaagatgtatttatttatttatttatttatttat
This window of the Canis lupus dingo isolate Sandy chromosome 5, ASM325472v2, whole genome shotgun sequence genome carries:
- the VAMP3 gene encoding vesicle-associated membrane protein 3, which gives rise to MSAGATPGSSAASGSNRRLQQTQNQVDEVVDIMRVNVDKVLERDQKLSELDDRADALQAGASQFETSAAKLKRKYWWKNCKMWAIGIVVVVIIIIIIIVWNVSP